GCCACTTTACCAATTTTTCTCCGGATAACGACTACAAGTCTAATCTAATTGGGTGATAAGTTGGAACTAATTCTTGTATCCAGATTCCAACCCAACATAGGCAAACACCTAAGCACCAATTGTGTCACGCAAAGCATGGAGCTGTAGATAGTGACCACCCTtcttttggttggttttggtttcGCAAGCAACGAAAATATACCATCCGTTCATACTTACTAAATCAATCGATATTTCCTCCCAACGACATGCCCTTTTGGCGTTTTGTTACCTCCACCATTTCCGGCCCATGTCGTTTACAAtacaattaaattattaattaccaAACATTGCCGTAGACTCAGTGTCCGAGACACGTAGCGCGTATATTGCTGTCGTATGGTTGCAAAGTTGTACTGTTACTTTGAGTGTTTGATGACTAAGAAACAGTCCGTTGGATGCGTGCCACGTATCGTTGATTGTATGGGCGTGTTGTGCTGATGCGGGTTCGAGTGCGTTACCGACGTGTCGTTTGAAAAGATTTCGCGGGCTTTTTGTGGGGTCTGAATGGAACGGCGCCACGTGACCGGGAGAAGAGAAGCAAGCGCGCCAAGGTCGAGGCAGTGCGCTgcaaaattaccattttgcctTTCAAGCTCGCGTAGCGTGTCGACCCAAATTTACAAAATCTTACAAGAAATATAATAAAAGTAgctggtttttttatttatttatttttatcatgaTTCATTTGTACAAATCAacttttgaaaaatatgaataaatttttttatgtagTAGCTCCTGCGAATGTTTACCAAACGGTGATGCCACTCAATGTGATgatgaaagaaaattttaagGGTTTAATGCCTGATATCCTAGGCCGGGCggtttttctaattttaattaaatttattacaCAACATACAAATAAATATCTACTTATacttcaaaaatatatataattgtatggaaaaaaattttgaaatgttatATGAACTTGTAcgcatttttcaattttccatataaactaaaattttaaacaatttaTCATACCAACTttttgaaatcattaatttgtcgtATGTCCCTAATTCTATTCAGTTTTTCATCCAATAGAAGTCATGTGCCTCACACATGACTTTTGTTTAAGGTTATTTCGGTCATTTTAATACCTTACTTCTCTTTTATTAAGTTGTATTCAACAAAAAAGGGTAGGTTTTCTTGCACCAATACCattattttgagatttttttttttttttttttgttacaagaAAAATTCAACGCATGAGCTTTAATGTTTACTCGATTACACCAATTTCTCTGCCAAGCTTTTTTTAGGAGTTTTCTATGATCAATTTCTTTACATGTTTTATGATATGAATAACGATTTTTGAATcatttgttacttttttttttgccaaaacgatagatttgttGAATTAGATATAAGATTAGCTATCGATAAGGTTCGAACCTATGTCGTCATGCAAGAGATAAACATCTTTCCACTACTATAGTAAAAAGCAACTTGCAATCATTTGTTACTTGTTGGATGAGTGCTAAAATTACTACTAGCCTATGGTAATTCAATTTTTTAGTAATGGTAAATCTTTTTGTATTCTCGTGAAAggtaatttcctttttttttttttttttggatttttcaccaaagaaaaacacaaatggCATAATAGTAATTAAACACCCAACTTAGTGTCATTTCTACGTAGCTGGACTAAACGATGCATATTTCAAAACCTTCCCCATGCAAAGCGGCCCAACCCATCCCTGTCCCTCTCCTTTCAATAACGCCGTACTCGTCGCCGTCCACACGTTTCTCTGTTGCAGCTTCACACTCTCTTTCCCCCTTCCTCTgcactttctctctcctctgctCTCTCTCGTGTGTTTTAACGTTTACTCGATTACAACAATTTCTCTGCCAAACTTTTTTTAGGAGTTTTCTATGATCAATTTCTTTACATGTtttatgatatgaataacaATTTTTGAATCATTTgttacttcttctttttttttttttttttttttttttttgccaaaacgaTAAATTTGTTGAATTAGATGTAAGATTAGTTATTGATGAGGTTCGAATTCATGTTGTCATGTAAGAGATGAACATCTTTCCACCATTATGATAAAGAGTCACTTGCAATCATTTGTTACTTGTTGGATGAGTGCTAAAATGACCACTAGCCTATGGTAATTCAATTTTTCAGTAATGGTAAATCTTTTTATATTCTCGCGAAAGgtaatttcgtttttttttttggatttttcaccAAAGAAAACCACAAATGGCATAATAGTAATTACCCCAACTTAGTGTCATTTTCTTCGTAGCTGGACTAAACGATGCAAATTTCAAAACCTTCCCCATGCAAAGCGGCCCAACCCATCTCTGTCCCTCTCCTTTCAATAACGCCGTACTCGTCGCCGTCCACACGTTTCTCTGTTGCAGCTTCACTCTCTCTTCCCCCCCTCCTCtgcactttctctctctcctctgctctctctctctctctctcgtgtgTTCAATCAACTCATAAAAAAGAAGCTTCGTCTTGTTATACGAGGACACGCGTCAACCTAATCCCCCGCGAACCCTAATCAAAACCAAATTTTCCAAcctttctgtatttttttttcaacttttctctcacttgtagtttatttttattgttttttatttaaatttaacagaaaaaaaagattaatttttGATTGGGAGGAGATTGTTTATTATAATTACCAGTGGTGTCGTCGTGTAATGGAGTTCTCCATCAAGAAACCGTTTAAATCCCATGGCTCTGCCAAGCATATGAGGAAGATATCCGCCGGAGCAGAAGACATCAACCACGAGGAGCTCCCCATTCTTCTGGATCACGACCACCGCCACCACACCCAGCCGATGACGGACGTCGATTTGGCCGACCGCCGGGAAGTCATCGTCAAAATCGACGAAGGCGCAGATTCGTCCACAAGCACCAGCGACCCTGCCAAAAATGGCAGGAAGGTTTGGCGGCAGTCCAGCATCGATTTCTGGCACGGGGAAGGCAACGGCGCTGGCAATGCCGAGAATTTTGATTTCGTGCAGCGTGGGAAGACGGATGAGGGGACTGGGGAGGATCCGCCGTCGAAGCTGATTGGGCAGTTCCTGCATAAGCAGCGAGCCTCCGGCGACATGACGCTGGATATGGATTTGGAGATGGAGGAGCTGCAGAGCGAGCGCGATTTGCCGCCCCTGGCCGAGTCGCCGAGTCCGAGGAACTCCCGCAACTCGAAGGAGCTCAAAGTCTCGTTCCAATCGCCGGCGCCGGACCTCACCGATACGCCGCAAGCCGAGTCGGTTCGGAGGCGATACAGGGAGTCCCCCGATGAGGAGCGGCGCCGCAGCGAGAGGTTGAGCAACGGACAGGACGACGTCGTCCGGTGCACTTCCAACGCCTCATTCCGCCGAGAGCCTTCGTTCTCGAACAAGTCCGATTTGTTGAGAATAAAGACCAAGTCCAGACTAGTGGACCCGCCCGAAGAGCCGGATTTCAAGTCGGGCCGGATCCCGCGGTCGGGACAGATCCCGAAATCGGGTCAGATGAGGTCCGGGTTGCTGAGCCGCGGCggcgacgacgacgacgacgacccGTTTCTGGAGGAGGACGTGCCGCACGAGTACAAGAGGGCGAACTTCAACGCATTGACGCTGCTTCAGTGGGTAAGCTTGGTTTTGATCATTGGGGCGGTGGTTTGCACGCTGACGATTCCAGTTCTGAGGGAGAAGAGCTTGTGGAAACTGAAATTGTGGAAGTGGGAGGTCTTGATTTTGGTTCTGATATGCGGGAGATTGGTTTCGGGTTGGGGGATTAGGATCATAGTGTTTTTTGTGGAGAGGAATTTCCTTCTGCGGAAGAGAGTTTTGTATTTCGTGTATGGAGTCCGAAAGGCGGTGCAGAACTGCCTCTGGCTCGGCCTGGTTCTGATAGCATGGCATTTCATGTTTGATAAGAAGGTGGAAAGGGAGACCAATAGCGAGGTGGTCGCTTATGTGACGAAAATCTTGTTCTGTCTCTTGATTGGAGTGTTGCTGTGGCTGGTGAAGACGTTGATTGTGAAGGTGCTGGCTTCGTCATTCCATGTGAGGTCATATTTTGATCGGATTCAGGACTCGCTTTTTAATCAGTATGTGATTGAGACGCTGTCCGGGCGGCCTTTGATTGAGATGCAGAATGCGGAGGAGGAGGACGACAGGCTGGCGGATGAGGTCAGGAAGCTGCAGAATGCCGGGGCTACTATGCCTCCGGACCTCAAGGCAAATGCATTCCCGTCCGCTAGGATTGGGAGGGTGATTGGGAGTGGTTCGATAAGGAGTGGGAGGGTGATTGCGGGTAGCGGGCTTATTGGGAAGAGCACCAAGTATTCTAAGCCACTTTCCAAGAAGGCAGAGGAGACCGGGATCACGATTGATCACTTGCATAAGCTCAATCCCAAGAATGTGTCTGCTTGGAATATGAAGAGGCTGATGAATATTGTTAGAAAAGGGCATCTTAAGACGCTTGATGAGCAGATTCTGGATGCCACTGGTGAGGATGAAGCTGATACTCAGATCAGGAGTGAGGTTGAGGCAAAGGCTGCTGCTAAAAAGATATTCCAGAATGTGGCTAGGCGTGGTTCCAAGTAAGTTTCGAATGTTCCCATCTTCGTTATAATCACACGGGTTTACGAGTTGATCTGGACTGTTACTTGGTTTTACCTTGTTATGGTGTTTCTAAACTTCGGTTCCTATTTGTTTCTTGTGTGGTCCTGATTTTCCATCAGTTATTGTTTTCTTCACATTTGGAATGCCTAATGAATTCTATTAGCtgtttttgtttctaattttAGATATTCAATGCCATCTGTTGTATGGAAGATATAGATTTATGCTATGTTACTGTTAGTTGACTACTTCATATCACATGATTTGTGCAAGTATGCCATCTGTGTTAAGGTGCCAGTTTTGTGCCACGCATATCAAGGGATGATAATATGTTTGAGAAATTAAAAGGGGAAACGAGGAGATGCTCCTAAGTTGACGAGGAGACACTTCTAAGTCAACGAGGAAgtaagagagaaaataaaaaataagaatacAACCTAGAGTGAAAAAATGCTATATGCCAATGTTTTCTGCACTTATTGTTTTGAAGACCATAGAAACCCTTAGAAACATAAAAGTGGGTAatcttcattttaattttttcattttttttctcttgattTTGTCTCCCTTACATTCTATCTTTTGATCGAATCTCACTTACCCATTTTTCTTTTAGGTTCATATACCTGGAGGACTTGATGCGTTTCATGGAAGAAGACGAGGCTGTGAAGACCATGAGTCTTTTTGAAGGGGCATCTGAGCACAAGAGAATCAGCAAATCTGCCTTGAAAAATTGGGTGGTAAGTTTCATATTTTAAGTGTTGGACTCTGAAACAAACCCTCATGTATGAACGTGAATGCAACTCTGCAGGAGAGTTTCATGTTAGAGTGTTTAAAACCCCCTACGTCATCAAAACAATGCCTGAACGTTGTTTTTATTAGCTTGATAAGTAACGTGCTGAATTGGTTCCAGGTCAGTGCCTTCAGAGAACGGAGAGCACTTGCTCTGACGCTGAATGATACCAAAACAGCTGTGAATACACTTCATCGCGTGGTGAACATAATAGTTGCTATTGTTATAATTGTTATATGGCTTCTGGTTCTAGGAATTGCCACCAGCAAATTTCTCTTGTTTGTGAGTTCTCAGCTTGTGGTTGTGGCATTTGTCTTTGGTAACACCTGCAAGACGATATTTGAAGCAATCATATTTTTATTCGTGATGCATCCATTTGACGTGGGAGATCGTTGCGAAATAGACGGAGTTCAGGTACATTTCCATCTTTATCTGTGTCACATGCGAAAGTTTTTTTCTTATCAATGTGTGGTGCCTAATTTGTTTATCAATCACTCTCAGATGGTAGTTGAAGAAATGAACATCTTGAGTACAGTTTTCCTAAGGTATGACAACACAAAAATCGTGTACCCAAACAGCATCCTCGCGACTTTGCCCATCCTTAACTACTATCGTAGTCCTGACACGGGAGATGCTATTGAGTTCTGCATCCATGTATCAACTCCGCCAGATAGGATTGTTTTAATGAGGGAAAGAATAATCAGGTATGCAGAACTATCTTT
This genomic stretch from Pyrus communis chromosome 2, drPyrComm1.1, whole genome shotgun sequence harbors:
- the LOC137726209 gene encoding mechanosensitive ion channel protein 6-like is translated as MEFSIKKPFKSHGSAKHMRKISAGAEDINHEELPILLDHDHRHHTQPMTDVDLADRREVIVKIDEGADSSTSTSDPAKNGRKVWRQSSIDFWHGEGNGAGNAENFDFVQRGKTDEGTGEDPPSKLIGQFLHKQRASGDMTLDMDLEMEELQSERDLPPLAESPSPRNSRNSKELKVSFQSPAPDLTDTPQAESVRRRYRESPDEERRRSERLSNGQDDVVRCTSNASFRREPSFSNKSDLLRIKTKSRLVDPPEEPDFKSGRIPRSGQIPKSGQMRSGLLSRGGDDDDDDPFLEEDVPHEYKRANFNALTLLQWVSLVLIIGAVVCTLTIPVLREKSLWKLKLWKWEVLILVLICGRLVSGWGIRIIVFFVERNFLLRKRVLYFVYGVRKAVQNCLWLGLVLIAWHFMFDKKVERETNSEVVAYVTKILFCLLIGVLLWLVKTLIVKVLASSFHVRSYFDRIQDSLFNQYVIETLSGRPLIEMQNAEEEDDRLADEVRKLQNAGATMPPDLKANAFPSARIGRVIGSGSIRSGRVIAGSGLIGKSTKYSKPLSKKAEETGITIDHLHKLNPKNVSAWNMKRLMNIVRKGHLKTLDEQILDATGEDEADTQIRSEVEAKAAAKKIFQNVARRGSKFIYLEDLMRFMEEDEAVKTMSLFEGASEHKRISKSALKNWVVSAFRERRALALTLNDTKTAVNTLHRVVNIIVAIVIIVIWLLVLGIATSKFLLFVSSQLVVVAFVFGNTCKTIFEAIIFLFVMHPFDVGDRCEIDGVQMVVEEMNILSTVFLRYDNTKIVYPNSILATLPILNYYRSPDTGDAIEFCIHVSTPPDRIVLMRERIISYIENKKEHWYPAPMIITKDVEELNRVRFAIWPQHRMNFQDIGERFVRRGYLVEEMVRIFQELDIQFRLLPIDINVRAMPGMTGQVPSNYTATKAD